In Actinoplanes sp. NBC_00393, a single genomic region encodes these proteins:
- a CDS encoding lipoyl domain-containing protein translates to MTEVLFPALSKEDPAALGVLTTWFVTDGDQVTADQLLAEVQVDKVSVEVPSPITGVIHLLVDEEAEVRQGSPIATIAGG, encoded by the coding sequence ATGACCGAGGTCCTGTTCCCAGCGCTGTCGAAGGAGGATCCGGCAGCGCTGGGCGTCCTCACCACCTGGTTCGTCACCGACGGCGACCAGGTCACGGCCGATCAGCTGCTGGCCGAGGTCCAGGTCGACAAGGTCTCGGTCGAGGTCCCGTCCCCCATCACCGGCGTCATCCATCTGCTGGTCGACGAGGAGGCGGAGGTCCGCCAAGGCAGCCCCATCGCCACCATCGCGGGTGGTTAG
- a CDS encoding alpha-ketoacid dehydrogenase subunit beta gives MTATAETHRLTTAKAMVDGIAAEMERDPSVFYLGEDVGAYGGIFGSSTGLLDRFGATRVIDTPISETAFIGLAVGAAVEGMRPIVELMFVDFFGVCMDQIYNHMAKISYESGGNVRVPMVLTTAVGGGYSDGAQHSQCLWGTFAHLPGMKVVVPSNPYDAKGLMISAIRDDSPVVYMFHKGVMGLAWMAKNRRAIDEVPDEAYTVPIGKARIARPGAAVTVVTVSLSVHHTLDVAEKLAGEGIDVEVIDLRSLVPLDRDAIVTSVRKTGRLVVVDEDYLSFGLSGEVVASVTDVDPSLLRAPVARVAVPDVPIPYAHSLEYAVLPRHDRIEAAIRDVAAA, from the coding sequence ATGACGGCGACGGCGGAGACCCACCGGCTGACCACGGCGAAAGCCATGGTCGACGGCATCGCGGCGGAGATGGAACGCGACCCGTCGGTCTTCTACCTCGGTGAGGACGTCGGCGCCTACGGTGGCATCTTCGGATCGTCGACCGGCCTGCTCGACCGGTTCGGCGCGACCCGGGTGATCGACACGCCGATCTCGGAGACCGCGTTCATCGGGCTGGCCGTCGGCGCGGCGGTCGAGGGGATGCGGCCGATCGTCGAGCTGATGTTCGTCGACTTCTTCGGCGTCTGCATGGATCAGATCTACAACCACATGGCCAAGATCTCGTACGAGTCGGGCGGCAACGTCCGCGTGCCGATGGTGCTGACCACCGCGGTCGGCGGCGGCTACAGCGACGGCGCGCAGCACAGTCAGTGCCTGTGGGGCACGTTCGCGCACCTGCCCGGGATGAAGGTCGTGGTGCCGAGCAACCCGTACGACGCCAAGGGCCTGATGATCTCGGCGATCCGCGACGACAGCCCGGTCGTCTACATGTTCCACAAGGGCGTCATGGGTCTGGCCTGGATGGCGAAGAACCGGCGCGCGATCGACGAGGTGCCGGACGAGGCGTACACCGTACCGATCGGCAAGGCCCGCATCGCCCGCCCCGGCGCCGCGGTGACGGTCGTGACGGTCTCGCTGTCGGTGCACCACACCCTCGACGTCGCGGAGAAGCTGGCCGGCGAGGGCATCGACGTCGAGGTGATCGATCTGCGCAGCCTGGTCCCGCTGGACCGCGACGCCATCGTCACCTCGGTCCGCAAGACCGGCCGCCTCGTGGTCGTCGACGAGGACTACCTGTCGTTCGGCCTGTCCGGCGAGGTGGTGGCCTCGGTGACCGACGTGGACCCGTCCCTGCTGCGCGCCCCGGTGGCCCGGGTCGCCGTTCCGGACGTGCCGATCCCGTACGCGCACTCCCTGGAGTACGCGGTGCTGCCCCGCCACGACCGCATCGAGGCCGCCATCCGCGACGTGGCCGCGGCATGA
- a CDS encoding thiamine pyrophosphate-dependent dehydrogenase E1 component subunit alpha, translated as MTVPTAPPPAEAPGGGPEKIDAETRVELYRTMVLVRAFEEAMLREYHADKGPGFDIGKGLVPGEMHLAAGQEPVAAGVCAHLSTDDAVTATHRPHHFAIAHGIDLRRMTAEIFGRETGLGRGRGGHMHLFDPQTHFSCSGIIAEGYPPALGQAFAFQRRGTDRIAVAVTGEGAANQGAFHESLNLAALWKLPVVFIVEDNDWGISVPRSASTSVPSNAARAAAYDMPGERVEDNAVEAVYAAAGRAVARARAGDGPSLIEVHTLRLWGHFEGDAQGYRKDIEDVPGRDPIPTYERTLREAGLLDDDAVSQLRASAAAHVEDAVTFAKDSPAPDPAEALRYVFAGGTS; from the coding sequence ATGACCGTTCCCACCGCGCCGCCACCGGCCGAAGCACCCGGCGGCGGCCCGGAGAAGATTGACGCCGAGACCCGGGTGGAGCTCTACCGCACGATGGTGCTGGTGCGCGCCTTCGAGGAGGCGATGCTGCGGGAGTACCACGCCGACAAGGGTCCCGGTTTCGACATCGGCAAAGGCCTGGTGCCGGGTGAGATGCACCTGGCCGCCGGGCAGGAACCGGTCGCCGCCGGCGTCTGCGCGCACCTCAGCACCGACGACGCGGTCACCGCCACGCACCGCCCGCACCACTTCGCCATCGCCCACGGCATCGACCTGCGCCGGATGACAGCGGAGATCTTCGGCCGCGAGACCGGGCTGGGCCGGGGCCGCGGCGGGCACATGCACCTGTTCGACCCGCAGACGCATTTCTCCTGCTCCGGCATCATCGCCGAGGGCTATCCGCCGGCGCTCGGGCAGGCCTTCGCGTTCCAGCGCCGGGGCACCGACCGGATCGCGGTCGCGGTCACCGGCGAGGGCGCGGCCAACCAGGGCGCCTTCCACGAGTCGCTGAACCTGGCGGCGCTGTGGAAGCTGCCGGTGGTGTTCATCGTCGAGGACAACGACTGGGGCATCTCGGTGCCACGATCGGCGTCGACCAGCGTGCCGTCGAACGCGGCCCGCGCCGCCGCCTACGACATGCCCGGCGAGCGGGTCGAGGACAACGCGGTCGAGGCCGTGTACGCGGCGGCCGGCCGCGCAGTCGCGCGGGCCCGCGCCGGCGACGGGCCGAGCCTGATCGAGGTGCACACGTTGCGGTTGTGGGGGCATTTCGAGGGCGACGCCCAGGGCTACCGCAAGGACATCGAGGACGTTCCGGGCCGCGATCCGATTCCGACGTACGAGCGGACGCTGCGCGAAGCCGGCCTGCTGGACGACGACGCGGTCTCGCAGTTGCGGGCGTCGGCTGCCGCCCACGTCGAGGACGCGGTGACGTTCGCCAAGGACAGTCCCGCGCCGGATCCGGCGGAGGCGCTGCGCTACGTGTTCGCCGGGGGTACGTCATGA